Proteins co-encoded in one Crateriforma spongiae genomic window:
- the ispF gene encoding 2-C-methyl-D-erythritol 2,4-cyclodiphosphate synthase, with the protein MSPRPPFRVGLGYDSHRLGNGGPLRIGGMDIPAEVHAIGHSDADVLLHAITDALLGSVAAPDIGRLFPDNAAENRGRNSSDFVAEAMHRVRSAGYELVNIDAVILAERPKMAPHIDDLRQTIGRMLDLPTDGVGLKAKTGETVGVIGQGAAIAARCVVMIQVRTSVG; encoded by the coding sequence ATGAGCCCCCGCCCCCCGTTTCGCGTCGGATTGGGATACGACAGCCACCGACTGGGCAACGGCGGCCCCCTGCGGATCGGCGGAATGGACATTCCCGCGGAAGTCCACGCGATCGGCCACAGCGACGCGGACGTCCTGCTGCACGCGATCACGGATGCATTGTTGGGCTCGGTGGCTGCTCCGGACATCGGTCGCCTGTTTCCCGACAACGCCGCAGAAAATCGTGGACGCAACAGCAGCGATTTTGTCGCCGAAGCAATGCATCGGGTCCGATCGGCCGGATACGAATTGGTCAACATCGATGCGGTGATTCTGGCCGAACGTCCTAAAATGGCGCCGCACATCGATGATCTGCGACAGACCATCGGACGCATGCTGGACTTGCCAACCGACGGGGTGGGCTTGAAAGCCAAGACAGGGGAAACCGTGGGCGTGATCGGTCAGGGCGCGGCAATCGCAGCCCGCTGCGTCGTCATGATCCAAGTGCGAACATCAGTCGGCTGA
- a CDS encoding ABC transporter ATP-binding protein, translating to MPIIEVSGLTKSYRVYRKREGLRESMKGLFRREYTEVEAVRGIDLTVPQGEFVAFLGPNGAGKTTTLKLLSGVINPTSGTATVMGHVPWKRENDYRRRFALVMGQKNQLWWDLPAQESYRLHQQIYGIPDDQFRTTLDELTELLDVRRLLGNPVRELSLGERMKMELIAALLHSPEVLFLDEPTIGLDVIAQHNIQQFLRFYQEKRKITILLTSHYMKDVAALCKRVVVIAKGTIQYDGSLSGIIDKFSGRKIVTLQFPEGHQPTMLSKWGEVLDCNWPKVRLRMPRAEVPKVLAQALAEHPVEDVAVEDPPLEDVIAGLFRESMDQE from the coding sequence ATGCCCATCATCGAAGTCTCGGGACTGACGAAATCGTACCGCGTTTATCGCAAACGCGAGGGGCTGCGCGAAAGCATGAAAGGGCTGTTCCGCCGCGAATACACGGAAGTCGAAGCGGTCCGCGGGATCGACTTGACGGTCCCCCAGGGCGAATTCGTTGCCTTTCTGGGCCCAAACGGTGCGGGTAAGACGACGACGTTGAAGTTGCTAAGCGGTGTGATCAATCCAACGTCCGGCACGGCAACGGTCATGGGCCACGTCCCATGGAAACGCGAAAACGATTATCGGCGACGCTTCGCTTTGGTGATGGGCCAAAAGAATCAGCTGTGGTGGGATTTGCCGGCGCAAGAATCCTATCGGCTTCATCAACAGATCTATGGCATCCCCGACGACCAATTCCGGACCACCCTGGATGAACTGACTGAATTGCTGGACGTTCGTCGTTTGCTGGGGAATCCCGTCCGGGAACTTTCGCTGGGCGAACGCATGAAGATGGAATTGATCGCCGCTCTGTTGCACAGTCCCGAAGTGTTGTTTTTGGATGAACCGACGATCGGTTTGGACGTCATCGCCCAGCACAACATTCAACAGTTCTTGCGGTTCTATCAAGAGAAACGCAAGATCACGATTCTATTGACCAGTCATTACATGAAGGACGTCGCGGCGCTTTGCAAGCGGGTCGTGGTGATCGCCAAGGGGACCATTCAATATGATGGTTCCCTGTCCGGCATCATTGACAAATTCAGCGGGCGAAAGATCGTGACGCTGCAGTTCCCCGAAGGCCACCAGCCGACAATGTTGTCCAAGTGGGGCGAGGTCTTGGATTGCAATTGGCCCAAGGTGCGATTGCGAATGCCGCGGGCCGAAGTCCCCAAGGTGCTGGCCCAAGCCTTGGCCGAACATCCGGTGGAGGACGTCGCGGTGGAAGACCCGCCATTGGAAGACGTCATCGCCGGCCTGTTTCGCGAATCGATGGACCAAGAATAG
- a CDS encoding HEAT repeat domain-containing protein encodes MKMIAKRQGNSLSAMLWIPLAGWIVSAVVFSRSLPAQDDVSASVAEVTFDVLNDLPVQVPLPVPDYPNTRLFPDDAVLDQWDQLPAEQRESLRQRMLQVIREEEYLGLQDPERGQWLPASVTRLALRRAAANRTHSLAQRQWMGIAMHGALDQSQAAQMWEIAVKDPYLSGQAQQKLINAGQSCANPYWRSVLDSNDSPAGHVVMALQGIAALGASDDARRIRPWLDRKQPDAVRLQAAIALAAVQPTGHTDRVDSLLDLQRGAGTVVDQNVAALLLRGDASEEAARQRRQIFDADVRGASTIALQGMADHETDVARQLAADAIAFHQDGGRRETDLRLLCLRLLRDPVDEPSLNAVVTALADPVPQIRQDALRHLIDTASDEAWRSNIIDALSKQLQSPHWQAAEQSILGLVSLGHRPAVAQYITLLEHPVPSVYVTAAWAIKQSGGSDSDCQQAAAYMDAFRQKMLPQSEAQYPYDQDRSKQLAQLAEVFGQHRYESGTDLLLFFVRRGYHPMVRASSMWALGKIYEDQPVPDAVMAQVRKSMAQIRAVDPDHPLMIFASAVTVGRLRDQQSLPLVEFGVGEIWQRVSIDAACRWAIERIDSEPASISIRQPKIPDSNDADSAD; translated from the coding sequence ATGAAGATGATCGCAAAGCGGCAGGGCAACTCCCTGTCCGCCATGCTTTGGATTCCGTTGGCCGGATGGATCGTGTCGGCGGTTGTTTTTTCGCGGTCTTTGCCAGCGCAGGATGATGTGTCGGCATCCGTCGCGGAGGTCACGTTTGATGTGTTGAATGATTTGCCGGTCCAAGTCCCTTTGCCCGTACCCGATTATCCGAACACGCGTTTGTTTCCTGATGACGCCGTTCTGGACCAGTGGGATCAGTTGCCGGCTGAACAGCGTGAAAGTTTGCGACAGCGGATGTTGCAGGTCATTCGCGAAGAAGAATACCTGGGGCTGCAGGATCCGGAACGGGGCCAGTGGTTGCCCGCGTCGGTGACGCGTTTGGCCCTTCGACGCGCGGCGGCGAACCGGACGCATTCGCTGGCTCAACGCCAATGGATGGGCATTGCGATGCACGGTGCGTTGGATCAATCACAAGCCGCACAAATGTGGGAAATTGCGGTCAAAGACCCTTACCTTTCCGGTCAAGCACAACAAAAGCTGATTAACGCCGGTCAGTCTTGCGCAAATCCCTATTGGCGCAGCGTTTTGGATTCAAACGACAGTCCGGCGGGGCACGTCGTGATGGCGCTGCAGGGCATTGCCGCACTTGGAGCGTCTGATGATGCGCGGCGAATCCGCCCTTGGCTGGATCGAAAACAGCCGGATGCGGTTCGCTTGCAAGCGGCAATTGCACTGGCGGCGGTGCAACCGACCGGACATACCGATCGTGTCGATTCGCTGTTGGATCTACAGCGTGGGGCGGGGACCGTTGTTGACCAGAATGTCGCCGCACTTTTGTTGCGCGGCGATGCGTCGGAGGAAGCGGCCCGCCAGCGTCGCCAAATTTTCGACGCCGATGTTCGCGGGGCTTCGACCATTGCGTTGCAAGGCATGGCGGATCACGAAACCGACGTTGCCAGGCAGTTGGCTGCCGATGCGATCGCGTTCCATCAAGACGGCGGTCGGCGTGAGACCGATTTGCGTCTGCTGTGTTTGCGACTGTTGCGTGATCCGGTGGACGAACCATCGTTGAATGCCGTCGTGACGGCTCTGGCCGATCCGGTACCGCAAATCCGGCAGGACGCTTTGCGTCATCTGATCGATACTGCATCCGACGAAGCTTGGCGATCGAACATCATCGACGCGTTGTCAAAGCAATTGCAATCGCCACACTGGCAGGCGGCCGAACAATCGATTTTGGGACTGGTCAGCTTGGGGCACCGACCCGCGGTTGCCCAGTACATCACGCTGCTGGAACATCCGGTGCCCAGTGTCTACGTCACCGCGGCATGGGCGATCAAACAGTCCGGCGGCAGCGATTCGGACTGTCAGCAAGCAGCCGCGTACATGGATGCGTTTCGCCAGAAAATGTTGCCACAATCCGAAGCCCAATACCCTTATGACCAGGACCGCAGCAAGCAATTGGCTCAGTTGGCCGAAGTTTTTGGGCAGCACCGTTACGAGTCGGGAACGGATCTGTTGTTGTTTTTCGTTCGACGCGGCTATCACCCGATGGTTCGGGCTTCGTCGATGTGGGCGTTGGGGAAAATCTATGAAGACCAACCGGTCCCCGATGCGGTGATGGCACAGGTCCGCAAATCGATGGCACAAATTCGTGCCGTCGACCCCGACCACCCCTTAATGATCTTTGCATCGGCGGTGACTGTTGGCCGTTTGCGGGATCAACAGTCTTTGCCGTTGGTCGAGTTTGGTGTGGGCGAAATCTGGCAACGCGTCTCCATCGATGCGGCGTGTCGCTGGGCGATTGAGCGAATCGACAGTGAACCAGCATCCATTAGTATCCGGCAACCGAAGATCCCCGATTCGAACGATGCCGATTCAGCCGACTGA
- a CDS encoding efflux RND transporter permease subunit gives MHPIEACVRNPVKVAVGALLLILFGVIAVLTMPMQLIPEVETPTLTIETRWPGASPQEIEREIIQEQEEQLKSVEGVRKMTSESADSSGTIRLEFLVGTNMEESLLKVNSRLQQVPEYPEEADEPVISTSSSSDRPIAWMILSAIQPTETQIRQAAVDHPDVKPAVDHILATSIPGLRLMRLRVAAKDHPALKELLPPDLNIPGMRRFAEDFIEARLERVDGVSNANVLGGLEEELQVIVDPQKLASRRLTIEDVRRVLRNQNQDTSGGDFWEGKRRYVVRTLNQFDSPDQVASQVLDMQNGAPVFISDVAEVRMGFKKPDGMVRRFGESSIACNALRENGANIMDVMAGIRQAIDELNRDVLNPRQMQLTQVYDETEYIDSSVQLVNQNIIVGGTLTMIVLMLFLHLQIRTLLLAPLIAATSIAAMTIDPRFFIVTLILIVITGFWFARGALVVGLAIPISVIGTFLLLNLWGRSLNVISLAGMAFAVGMLVDNAVVVLENIYRHFQDGEPPFVAAVNGTKEVWGAVLASTLTTLAVFLPVLFVQEQAGQLFRDIALAISAAVGLSLIISITLIPTATARLLQRDPDATSESSGGNHATPSRRRRLLDPLTQLADQAVAGIVAINRWIQRTWLRRIALVVGLLGAVVVLAISMWPKVEYLPTGNRNLVFGIVMPPPGYNLDKLSQMGEIVEDHLRPYWDIDDEAIGQQDREFPAIYDFFYVARGRSVFIGIRAVDPTRSGELVPLMQAVGPKLPGTFVVAKQSSLFEQGLTAGRTIDVEITGPELEHLVGIGGQIMGQVMNPNDPVIPNAQARPVPSLDLNNPEVHIRPKLIQAQQMGVDATALGYSVNALVDGAFAADYFVGGDKIDLTLMGSPERASRSQDLAALPIATPGGQLVPLSSLAEIKLSSGPEQINHRERQRAITIEVSPPPEMALEDALNRIATQVIDPIEASGQLDGGYRIGLSGTADKLRDTWLALRYNVLLALLITYLLMAALFESWIYPLVIILSVPLGAVGGLLGLKVLGYYLQWQGQPPQALDVLTMLGFVILIGTVVNNAILIVHQSLNLMRDQGYDSRAAILESVRTRIRPIFMTTATTVLGLCPLVLFPGAGSELYRGLGSVLLGGLVISTVFTLVFVPTLFRIFMDLRQAVAPIGLANQAMEGASKKPTAQVA, from the coding sequence ATGCATCCGATCGAAGCCTGCGTTCGCAACCCCGTGAAAGTCGCCGTCGGCGCACTGTTGTTGATCCTGTTCGGCGTGATCGCCGTGCTGACCATGCCAATGCAGTTGATCCCCGAAGTCGAAACACCGACTTTGACGATCGAAACACGTTGGCCCGGCGCCAGTCCACAAGAGATCGAACGCGAGATCATTCAGGAACAAGAAGAGCAACTAAAAAGCGTCGAAGGCGTTCGCAAAATGACCAGCGAATCGGCGGATTCGTCCGGCACGATACGCCTGGAATTCCTGGTCGGCACGAACATGGAAGAATCGCTGTTGAAGGTCAACAGCCGGCTTCAACAGGTACCGGAATACCCGGAAGAAGCCGACGAACCGGTGATTTCCACCAGCAGTTCATCGGATCGACCGATCGCTTGGATGATCCTTTCCGCGATCCAACCGACCGAAACACAAATTCGACAAGCCGCCGTCGACCATCCGGATGTCAAACCCGCGGTCGACCATATTTTGGCGACCAGCATTCCGGGCCTGCGGCTGATGCGACTGCGCGTGGCGGCCAAAGATCATCCGGCACTGAAGGAACTGCTGCCACCGGATTTGAATATTCCCGGCATGCGTCGGTTCGCCGAAGACTTCATCGAAGCCCGATTGGAACGCGTCGATGGTGTGTCCAATGCCAACGTTCTGGGCGGATTGGAAGAAGAACTGCAGGTGATCGTCGACCCGCAAAAATTGGCATCGCGCCGATTGACCATCGAAGACGTTCGCCGTGTATTGCGGAACCAAAACCAAGACACCTCCGGCGGCGATTTTTGGGAAGGCAAGCGTCGCTATGTGGTGCGGACGCTGAATCAGTTCGACAGCCCGGACCAAGTCGCCAGCCAGGTCTTGGACATGCAAAACGGTGCACCGGTATTCATCAGCGATGTTGCCGAAGTCCGCATGGGTTTCAAAAAGCCCGACGGCATGGTTCGCCGATTCGGCGAATCCAGCATCGCCTGCAATGCGCTGCGAGAAAATGGTGCGAACATCATGGACGTGATGGCGGGAATTCGACAGGCCATCGACGAACTGAATCGCGACGTGTTGAATCCGCGTCAGATGCAATTAACGCAAGTCTATGACGAAACCGAATACATCGATTCATCGGTTCAATTGGTCAACCAAAACATCATCGTCGGCGGCACCCTAACGATGATCGTGCTGATGCTATTCTTGCACCTTCAAATTCGAACGCTGCTGCTGGCACCATTGATTGCGGCAACCAGTATTGCCGCAATGACGATCGATCCGCGTTTCTTTATTGTGACCCTGATCTTGATCGTGATCACCGGATTTTGGTTCGCACGCGGTGCGTTGGTGGTCGGCTTGGCAATTCCGATCAGCGTCATCGGAACCTTTTTGCTGCTGAACCTTTGGGGCCGATCGCTGAACGTGATCAGTCTGGCCGGCATGGCCTTCGCCGTCGGCATGTTGGTCGATAATGCCGTGGTCGTGCTGGAAAATATTTACCGGCATTTCCAGGACGGTGAACCACCCTTCGTCGCCGCGGTCAACGGAACCAAAGAAGTCTGGGGCGCGGTGCTGGCGTCGACGCTGACCACCCTGGCCGTGTTCCTTCCGGTGTTGTTTGTCCAAGAACAGGCCGGACAACTGTTCCGTGACATCGCTTTGGCTATCAGTGCCGCAGTCGGGCTATCGTTGATCATCAGCATCACGCTGATTCCCACCGCAACGGCGCGACTGTTACAGCGCGATCCAGATGCGACGAGTGAATCTTCCGGTGGAAACCATGCCACGCCGTCACGTCGTCGCCGTCTATTGGATCCACTTACCCAGTTGGCCGACCAAGCCGTGGCGGGCATCGTTGCCATCAATCGCTGGATCCAACGGACGTGGCTGCGCCGGATTGCTCTGGTCGTCGGTTTGCTGGGCGCCGTGGTTGTTTTGGCGATTTCCATGTGGCCGAAAGTCGAATACCTGCCAACCGGAAACCGCAACCTCGTCTTCGGCATCGTGATGCCACCGCCCGGATACAACCTGGACAAGCTAAGCCAGATGGGCGAAATCGTCGAAGATCACCTGCGTCCATATTGGGATATCGATGACGAGGCAATCGGCCAGCAAGATCGCGAATTTCCAGCGATCTATGACTTCTTCTATGTCGCCCGCGGCCGAAGCGTGTTTATCGGCATCCGGGCGGTCGACCCGACGCGTTCCGGCGAATTGGTTCCGCTGATGCAGGCGGTCGGCCCCAAGTTGCCCGGCACATTTGTCGTTGCCAAGCAGTCCAGCTTGTTTGAGCAAGGCCTGACCGCAGGCCGGACGATCGATGTGGAAATCACCGGGCCGGAACTGGAACACCTGGTCGGTATCGGCGGTCAAATCATGGGCCAAGTGATGAACCCGAATGATCCGGTCATTCCCAACGCCCAAGCGCGCCCGGTACCCAGCTTGGACTTGAACAACCCCGAGGTCCACATCCGGCCCAAGCTGATCCAGGCTCAACAAATGGGTGTCGATGCGACCGCGCTGGGGTACAGCGTCAACGCATTGGTCGATGGTGCGTTCGCCGCCGACTACTTCGTTGGGGGCGACAAGATCGATCTGACGCTGATGGGCAGCCCCGAGCGTGCCAGCCGTTCCCAGGATTTGGCGGCCCTGCCGATTGCCACCCCGGGCGGCCAGTTGGTTCCCTTGTCATCGCTGGCCGAGATCAAATTGTCCAGCGGTCCGGAACAAATCAATCACCGCGAACGCCAGCGGGCCATCACGATCGAAGTTTCACCGCCACCGGAAATGGCACTGGAAGACGCACTGAACCGTATCGCCACTCAGGTCATCGACCCGATCGAAGCCTCGGGACAATTGGACGGAGGATACCGAATCGGCCTTTCGGGCACCGCCGACAAACTGCGCGACACATGGCTGGCCCTGCGATACAACGTGCTGCTTGCGTTGTTGATCACCTATCTGTTGATGGCCGCCCTGTTCGAAAGTTGGATCTATCCGCTGGTGATTATTCTTAGCGTCCCTCTGGGTGCCGTTGGCGGTCTGCTGGGACTGAAAGTCTTGGGGTACTACCTGCAGTGGCAAGGCCAACCGCCTCAAGCCTTGGATGTGTTGACGATGCTGGGCTTTGTCATCTTGATCGGAACGGTGGTCAACAATGCCATCCTGATCGTTCACCAATCGCTGAACTTGATGCGAGACCAGGGCTACGATTCGCGCGCGGCGATTCTGGAAAGCGTGCGAACACGCATCCGTCCGATTTTCATGACAACAGCGACCACGGTGCTGGGACTTTGCCCGTTGGTGTTGTTTCCCGGTGCCGGAAGTGAACTTTACCGCGGCTTGGGCAGCGTCCTGCTGGGCGGACTCGTGATCAGTACCGTGTTCACGTTGGTCTTCGTCCCAACCTTGTTCCGAATCTTCATGGACCTTCGCCAAGCAGTTGCCCCGATCGGCTTGGCGAACCAGGCGATGGAAGGTGCGTCAAAGAAGCCGACGGCCCAAGTCGCCTGA
- a CDS encoding ATP-binding cassette domain-containing protein codes for MALLSFTDLSIGYRGPLLLDQVSARIAADQRIGLLGRNGAGKTTLLKILEGSVTPDSGDITRQPNLKVTRLVQDVPSQLQGTVHDVVVDRVRQELKQADASVDAWDGENQWRWEHEIERTLTETQLDGQQQFATLSSGMKRRVLLAAAIASRPDILLLDEPTNHLDIPSILWLEQFLKRWSGTLVFITHDRTFLQNLATRIWEIDRGQLFDWSCDYATFLKRKEAAIEAQEKQDALFDKKLAEEEAWIRQGIKARRTRNEGRVRALKAMRVQRQQRRKAEGTAKLNLQQGDKSGALVAEVKKVGFAYDDRTILKDFSTTIMRGDKVGIIGRNGAGKTTLLRILLGQLPPDEGNVRLGTNLQVAYFDQLRDTLDPEKTVQENVGEGSDRIRLGENTKHVLGYLQDFLFTPERARTQVKFLSGGERNRALLAKLMTRPANVLVMDEPTNDLDSETLELLEEQLAEFAGTLLMVSHDRSFLNNVVTSTIVFEDEGVREYVGGYDDWQDAVARRTVASTSESKKSSGKSETKSNNKPKQETSSASADAPRKLSYKEKRELEQLPERIEMLEGQIEQLHQAMADADYYKKNPDELAQDSENLKQWQSELEQAFQRWEFLES; via the coding sequence ATGGCATTACTTTCCTTTACGGATCTTTCCATCGGATACCGAGGCCCCTTGTTGCTGGACCAAGTGTCCGCACGCATCGCAGCGGACCAGCGAATTGGACTGCTGGGACGCAACGGCGCTGGTAAAACCACGTTGCTGAAAATTCTGGAAGGATCGGTCACACCCGATTCGGGCGACATCACGCGTCAGCCGAATTTGAAAGTCACTCGTTTGGTTCAAGATGTCCCATCGCAATTGCAGGGCACCGTTCACGATGTGGTCGTCGATCGCGTTCGCCAGGAATTAAAGCAGGCCGATGCCAGCGTCGATGCCTGGGATGGGGAGAATCAGTGGCGGTGGGAACATGAAATCGAACGCACGTTGACCGAAACTCAGCTGGATGGCCAACAGCAATTTGCAACGCTATCCAGCGGGATGAAACGTCGCGTTTTGCTGGCGGCCGCGATCGCAAGTCGGCCCGACATTCTGTTGTTGGACGAACCGACCAACCATTTGGATATTCCGTCGATCTTGTGGTTGGAACAGTTCCTAAAGCGATGGTCCGGCACCCTGGTGTTCATCACCCACGACCGGACGTTCCTGCAAAACTTGGCGACCCGAATTTGGGAAATCGATCGCGGACAGCTGTTTGATTGGTCGTGTGACTATGCGACGTTCTTGAAACGGAAAGAAGCCGCCATTGAGGCCCAGGAAAAACAGGATGCGTTGTTCGACAAGAAGTTGGCGGAGGAAGAAGCTTGGATACGCCAAGGCATCAAAGCACGCCGGACTCGCAACGAAGGCCGCGTGCGTGCCTTGAAGGCGATGCGAGTGCAGCGACAACAGCGACGCAAAGCGGAAGGCACCGCCAAGCTGAACTTGCAACAAGGTGACAAGTCGGGCGCGTTGGTCGCGGAGGTCAAAAAGGTCGGGTTCGCCTACGACGACCGCACAATCCTGAAGGACTTCAGTACGACCATCATGCGGGGCGACAAGGTCGGAATCATCGGGCGCAACGGTGCGGGAAAGACGACGCTGTTGCGAATCTTGTTGGGACAGTTGCCGCCTGATGAGGGCAACGTTCGATTGGGAACCAATCTGCAGGTCGCCTATTTCGATCAACTGCGTGATACGTTGGATCCTGAAAAGACCGTCCAGGAAAATGTGGGGGAAGGCAGCGATCGCATCCGGTTGGGCGAAAACACCAAACACGTTTTGGGTTACTTGCAGGATTTCTTGTTCACCCCGGAACGGGCGCGAACGCAAGTCAAATTTTTGTCCGGCGGCGAACGGAATCGGGCATTGCTTGCCAAGCTGATGACACGTCCCGCCAATGTCTTGGTCATGGACGAACCGACCAATGATCTGGATAGCGAGACATTGGAGTTGCTGGAAGAACAGTTGGCGGAGTTCGCCGGAACGCTTTTGATGGTCAGTCACGACCGGTCTTTTTTGAACAACGTGGTGACCAGCACGATCGTGTTTGAAGACGAGGGCGTTCGTGAATACGTGGGCGGCTATGACGATTGGCAGGACGCGGTCGCACGACGCACCGTTGCCTCGACTTCCGAATCTAAAAAGTCATCGGGTAAATCAGAAACCAAGTCAAACAACAAGCCGAAACAAGAGACTTCTTCGGCCAGTGCCGATGCGCCGCGCAAGTTGTCCTACAAGGAAAAGCGAGAGCTGGAACAGTTGCCGGAACGAATCGAAATGTTGGAAGGGCAGATCGAGCAACTGCACCAGGCAATGGCGGATGCGGACTATTACAAAAAGAACCCTGACGAGCTCGCGCAGGATTCGGAGAATTTGAAACAGTGGCAATCCGAACTGGAACAGGCGTTTCAGCGTTGGGAGTTTTTAGAATCCTGA
- a CDS encoding cellulase family glycosylhydrolase, with the protein MPNKFMLLLCVGIIAWSVSNIVIAASPATDPLSLHPDNDRYFQFRGQPTVLVTSGEHYGLLLNKAFDYEAYFKELQRHGLNHTRIFSGIYREVPESFGITENPLAPTHENYVCPWQRTAKSHADGSPIFDLSKWDAGYFDRLHRMMQSASKHGIVVEFCIFCPMYRPVLWDVNPMNVRNNVNNVGDCGSKQVYTGEDKELFKVQQKVAERLVEAIVPFDNVYIEVCNEPYFGGITDRWQNMMADVIAKKLRKLSARHLVSVNVANKTKKVTDPHPNVSIFNFHYCHPPVVVAENAHLHGVIGENETGFRGQADLLYRTEGWDFLLAGGGLYNNLDYSFTVSHPGGTLTDYQSPGGGSERLRMQLGFLKSRLMELPLPDIQTQDAKFAVCQRDDIVVSAIGKAANAYLAYAHVKLPGKIKDQPLGDFKQTISDLTLNLRLPNGDYRVRQWDPKTAKLLSESQLRVKDRETSLQLNDFQTDTCLSIRRQDSKNSQR; encoded by the coding sequence ATGCCAAACAAATTCATGTTGCTCTTGTGCGTCGGGATCATCGCGTGGAGTGTTTCGAACATCGTGATCGCCGCTTCACCGGCGACCGATCCGCTTTCGCTGCATCCCGACAACGACCGCTATTTTCAATTTCGTGGCCAGCCAACGGTCTTGGTCACCAGCGGTGAACACTACGGTCTTTTGCTGAACAAGGCGTTCGACTACGAGGCCTATTTCAAAGAACTGCAGCGACATGGTTTGAATCACACTCGCATCTTCAGCGGCATCTATCGCGAGGTCCCCGAGTCCTTTGGGATCACCGAGAATCCGTTGGCGCCGACTCATGAGAACTATGTATGTCCGTGGCAGCGGACTGCCAAAAGTCACGCCGATGGTTCGCCAATCTTCGATTTATCCAAATGGGATGCCGGGTACTTCGATCGTTTACATCGCATGATGCAGTCCGCTTCCAAACACGGCATCGTCGTCGAATTTTGCATTTTCTGTCCGATGTATCGTCCCGTTTTATGGGACGTCAATCCGATGAACGTGCGAAACAACGTCAACAATGTTGGCGATTGTGGTTCAAAGCAGGTCTACACGGGCGAAGACAAAGAACTGTTCAAGGTCCAACAGAAGGTCGCCGAACGCTTGGTCGAAGCAATCGTTCCCTTTGACAATGTCTATATCGAAGTCTGCAACGAACCCTATTTCGGCGGCATCACCGATCGCTGGCAGAACATGATGGCCGATGTGATCGCCAAAAAATTACGGAAACTGTCGGCGCGTCACCTGGTCTCCGTCAACGTTGCCAACAAGACCAAAAAGGTAACCGATCCGCATCCCAACGTTTCAATCTTTAACTTCCATTACTGCCATCCACCGGTCGTGGTCGCCGAAAATGCACATCTACACGGAGTGATCGGTGAAAATGAAACCGGATTTCGTGGACAGGCCGATTTGTTGTACCGCACCGAAGGATGGGACTTTTTGCTTGCCGGCGGCGGCTTGTACAACAACCTGGATTACTCCTTCACGGTCAGCCATCCCGGCGGAACCCTGACGGATTATCAATCACCCGGTGGCGGCAGCGAACGTCTGCGAATGCAGCTTGGTTTTTTGAAGTCCCGGCTGATGGAACTTCCGCTGCCCGATATCCAAACGCAAGACGCAAAGTTTGCCGTTTGCCAGCGTGATGACATCGTGGTGTCCGCCATTGGGAAAGCGGCCAACGCCTATCTGGCCTACGCCCACGTCAAACTGCCGGGAAAAATCAAAGACCAGCCATTGGGCGATTTCAAGCAAACCATCAGCGATTTAACCCTGAATCTCCGTTTGCCAAACGGCGACTACCGCGTGCGGCAATGGGATCCCAAGACGGCCAAGCTTCTAAGCGAATCACAGCTTCGCGTGAAGGATCGGGAAACATCCCTGCAACTGAACGACTTCCAAACAGACACCTGCCTATCGATTCGACGTCAGGATTCTAAAAACTCCCAACGCTGA